One window of the Flavobacteriaceae bacterium YJPT1-3 genome contains the following:
- a CDS encoding prephenate dehydrogenase codes for MKKVVSIGVGLIGGSFLRDLRRIEPEFEFYGMDQHPAHLEEAQRLGVIDKTMTLDGLAQADLVILAIPVDAARKQLPAILDRLHDQALVIDMGSTKAGICEEVAQHPKRRHYLAAHPIAGTEFSGPSAAIDRLFEGKVNIICEVEKTAFMLQEFALDLFKRIGMRIRYMDPESHDKHIAYVSHLSHISSFMLGKTVIDEEKNERDIFDMAGSGFASTVRLAKSNPDTWTPIFEQNRANIIKGLEGYIENLTHFKSLMESENFEGVHAEMVNTNHIKNILKGIS; via the coding sequence ATGAAAAAAGTGGTGAGCATTGGAGTGGGCTTAATTGGAGGATCGTTTTTGCGTGATCTGCGCCGTATCGAACCTGAATTCGAGTTTTATGGGATGGACCAGCATCCGGCTCATCTGGAAGAAGCTCAGCGCCTGGGGGTTATTGATAAAACCATGACCCTGGATGGATTGGCTCAGGCCGATCTCGTCATTTTAGCCATTCCGGTGGATGCCGCGCGTAAGCAATTGCCGGCGATCTTAGATCGTCTGCACGATCAGGCCCTGGTGATCGATATGGGATCGACCAAAGCAGGCATCTGTGAGGAGGTGGCTCAACACCCCAAGCGACGCCATTATCTGGCGGCACACCCCATTGCCGGAACCGAGTTTTCCGGACCTTCGGCAGCCATTGACCGTCTATTTGAGGGCAAGGTGAATATCATCTGTGAAGTAGAGAAAACAGCCTTTATGCTGCAGGAATTTGCACTCGATCTGTTTAAGCGTATTGGCATGCGTATCCGCTATATGGATCCGGAGTCGCACGACAAACACATCGCGTATGTTTCGCATTTGTCGCACATCAGTTCGTTTATGTTAGGAAAAACGGTGATCGATGAGGAAAAGAACGAACGGGATATTTTTGACATGGCCGGAAGTGGATTCGCCTCCACTGTGCGGCTGGCAAAAAGTAATCCGGATACCTGGACCCCGATCTTCGAGCAGAATAGGGCAAATATCATCAAAGGCTTAGAAGGATATATTGAAAATTTAACGCACTTCAAATCCTTGATGGAATCTGAAAATTTTGAAGGGGTACACGCCGAGATGGTCAACACCAATCACATTAAAAACATTTTAAAAGGAATCTCTTAA